The segment CAGCTGATCCTGCCGTACCTCGACGTGAACCTCGAGTACTACGACCTGTCGATCCAGTACCGTGACGAGACCGACGACCAGGTGACGATCGACTCGGCCAACGCCATCAAGCGGCACGGTGTGGGCGTCAAGTGCGCCACGATCACGCCGGACGAGGCCCGAGTACAGGAGTTCGGCCTCAAGAAGATGTGGCGATCGCCGAACGGCACGATCCGCAACATCCTCGGCGGCGTCGTCTTCCGTGAGCCGATCATCATGTCCAACGTGCCCCGCCTGGTGCCGAGCTGGACCAAGCCGATCATCATCGGCCGGCACGCGCACGGCGACCAGTACAAGGCGACCGACTTCGTGGCGCCGAAGGCGGGCAAGTTCACCGTCACCTTCACGCCGGAGGACGGCTCGGAGCCGCTGGAGTTCCACGTCGCCGACTTCCCGGCCGGTGGTGTCGGCATGGCGATGTACAACTTCGACGAGTCGATCCGCGACTTCGCGCGGGCCTCGTTCCGGTACGGCCTGGCCCGCAACTACCCGGTCTACCTGTCCACCAAGAACACGATCCTGAAGGCGTACGACGGTCGCTTCAAGGACCTGTTCGCGGAGATCTTCGAGACCGAGTTCGCGGACCAGTTCAAGGCGGCCGGCCTCACGTACGAGCACCGGCTGATCGACGACATGGTCGCCGCCGCGCTCAAGTGGGAGGGCGGCTACGTCTGGGCCTGCAAGAACTACGACGGTGACGTGCAGTCGGACACCGTGGCGCAGGGCTTCGGCTCGCTCGGCCTGATGACCTCGGTGCTGATGACCCCGGACGGCCAGACCGTCGAGGCCGAGGCGGCGCACGGCACGGTCACCCGGCACTACCGGCAGTGGCAGAAGGGCGAGAAGACCTCGACCAACCCGATCGCCTCGATCTTCGCCTGGACCGGTGGCCTCAAGCACCGCGGCAAGCTGGACGGCACCCCCGAGGTGACCGAGTTCGCCGAGAAGCTGGAGCGGGTCTGCATCGAGACCGTCGAGGGCGGCCAGATGACCAAGGACTTGGCCCTGCTGATCGGCCGGGACGCCCCGTGGCTGTCGACCGACGAGTTCATGAACGCCCTGGACGAGAACCTGGCCCGCAAGCTCGCTTAAAGAGAAAGGGGGCCCGGGACAAGGCCCCCTTGTCGGCCCAACGAGCCGCGCCACCTACCGGTGACGCGGCTCGCTCGGTTTGACACCGACGTCAAGGGGCGCAGCGCCGCGAGCCGGAGGCGACGCCATTAGACACAGCGGAGCATCTGCGCGGCGTTCTCCGGCACGACGTCGTTGACGAAGGCGCCCATCGCCGACTCCGACCCG is part of the Actinoplanes sp. NBC_00393 genome and harbors:
- a CDS encoding NADP-dependent isocitrate dehydrogenase; translated protein: MAKIKVKNPVVEIDGDEMTRIIWKQIREQLILPYLDVNLEYYDLSIQYRDETDDQVTIDSANAIKRHGVGVKCATITPDEARVQEFGLKKMWRSPNGTIRNILGGVVFREPIIMSNVPRLVPSWTKPIIIGRHAHGDQYKATDFVAPKAGKFTVTFTPEDGSEPLEFHVADFPAGGVGMAMYNFDESIRDFARASFRYGLARNYPVYLSTKNTILKAYDGRFKDLFAEIFETEFADQFKAAGLTYEHRLIDDMVAAALKWEGGYVWACKNYDGDVQSDTVAQGFGSLGLMTSVLMTPDGQTVEAEAAHGTVTRHYRQWQKGEKTSTNPIASIFAWTGGLKHRGKLDGTPEVTEFAEKLERVCIETVEGGQMTKDLALLIGRDAPWLSTDEFMNALDENLARKLA